From Frateuria aurantia DSM 6220, one genomic window encodes:
- a CDS encoding serine/threonine-protein kinase → MDKTGQPADKDGKVNIGTSRSQTPDGHELNRWRRVSQLFDQVCGLPPEQWSSALNALSHDAADIAGTLDLLQVRTLDFSRLKKSMDHLLPESAPDALLGRELGPWRLERVLGEGGMGVVYLAVRADQLYTRQVALKLLHPRYQHLLHSHPGREREILGRLEIPGIARLYDAGVADHGQAYMVMEYVEGIPLDTYATALSLPDRIRLLAAICRIVHAAHNQLIVHCDLKPGNILINAAGKPVLLDFGIARLIDLLDADGAVGPAFASPTYASPELLHGDIVGVASDVFSLGVLLAQTLSGQRPPMPMSDPAAAAPSLWPGLAPKLRRQLRGDLDAIVTRACAPAPGMRYSSAEALANDLERYLQHRPVRARSGARLHRVSLSLRRHWRSLLPISVATVVCGLLLIRLILTQREAIANAAITNQVSEVLISSFQAVDPENRHDDKRMLSARDVLDEAVARINSSLPNAPSLRAQLQAVLGQAYQNLGQPKTAAGLLEQGAAGLERNGHPIHAASAYARLSILQSREAQYGKAAELADQASRLLQQAHSLAPAPAVQLQIWQAQALALAGQGRHEQAEARLQQILDTHVAASDEASRHEVLEAMRNLGILYRQQGLLLRSQALLERAMAISKTQDGSDSFEYQLSLDAYGMTVYQLGTVERATRLADQELHLTSHLYGPHSHRTIDAETWLAGLDLDLGHYLASSRHFDHALQTIALLDGTLSRDYATTLFGSGVMEEARGDLPEAERRYRQALTIARAVMGPDHPDSLSMEWGLARELTRAGKLAAARPMLDRVIAIQKNRLPPDAPERVYMDLALAEWQIHARQFDEARQILDRLARQHQHPAPVLWLSWMMETARLAQWKGDVRAAARDWGSVVQSFARHYGKDSTATAKWRIIWAQALLADGQQAAARQELQRAQGKLLEVAPDSDFVHIMQDLRKKLATGKPLPAIDSGDLPAPAPGLFTPLQKSRHG, encoded by the coding sequence ATGGATAAAACCGGACAGCCGGCCGATAAAGATGGCAAGGTCAATATCGGCACATCAAGGTCTCAGACCCCGGACGGGCATGAATTGAATCGCTGGCGCCGGGTCAGTCAACTGTTCGACCAGGTATGCGGACTGCCTCCCGAACAGTGGTCCAGTGCGCTCAATGCACTCAGTCACGATGCCGCCGACATTGCCGGCACGCTGGATCTTTTGCAGGTCAGGACCCTGGATTTCAGCCGTCTGAAAAAGTCCATGGATCACCTCCTGCCTGAATCTGCACCCGATGCTCTGCTGGGACGGGAACTGGGCCCTTGGCGACTGGAGCGGGTATTGGGCGAAGGCGGCATGGGGGTCGTCTACCTCGCCGTACGCGCGGATCAGCTTTATACCCGCCAAGTGGCACTCAAACTCCTGCACCCCCGCTACCAGCATCTGTTGCACAGTCATCCGGGCAGGGAACGGGAAATCCTGGGCCGACTGGAAATTCCGGGCATTGCAAGGCTGTACGACGCCGGCGTCGCAGACCACGGCCAAGCCTATATGGTAATGGAATATGTCGAGGGCATACCCCTGGATACCTATGCCACTGCGCTATCGCTGCCGGACCGCATACGCCTGCTGGCAGCGATCTGCCGCATCGTCCATGCCGCCCACAACCAGCTGATCGTGCATTGCGATCTCAAGCCCGGCAATATTCTGATCAACGCGGCCGGCAAGCCTGTACTGCTCGACTTCGGCATCGCGCGGCTGATCGATCTGCTGGACGCGGACGGCGCGGTCGGACCGGCCTTCGCCAGTCCGACCTATGCCAGCCCCGAACTGCTGCATGGTGATATCGTCGGCGTCGCCTCCGATGTATTCAGTCTCGGTGTCCTGCTGGCCCAGACTCTCAGCGGGCAACGCCCTCCCATGCCCATGAGTGATCCGGCCGCAGCCGCGCCGAGTCTGTGGCCGGGCCTTGCACCAAAACTGCGTCGACAATTGCGAGGTGATCTCGATGCCATCGTCACCCGCGCCTGTGCCCCTGCTCCCGGCATGCGCTACAGCAGCGCCGAAGCCCTGGCCAACGACCTGGAACGTTATCTGCAGCATCGACCGGTACGCGCCCGTTCCGGCGCCCGCCTGCATCGAGTCAGCCTGTCGCTGCGCCGTCACTGGCGCTCGCTGCTGCCGATCTCCGTCGCCACGGTGGTGTGCGGACTGCTGCTGATCCGACTGATCCTGACCCAGCGTGAGGCCATTGCCAACGCAGCCATCACCAATCAGGTCAGCGAGGTCCTTATCAGCTCGTTCCAGGCCGTCGATCCTGAAAACCGGCATGACGACAAGCGCATGCTCAGTGCGCGGGATGTACTGGATGAGGCCGTAGCCCGCATCAACAGCAGCCTGCCAAACGCACCGTCCCTGCGCGCGCAGCTTCAGGCCGTGCTGGGTCAGGCCTATCAGAACCTCGGCCAGCCCAAGACCGCCGCAGGCCTCCTGGAACAAGGTGCTGCCGGACTGGAGCGCAACGGACATCCCATCCACGCGGCCTCCGCTTATGCCCGGCTCTCGATCCTGCAAAGCCGTGAGGCACAGTATGGCAAAGCCGCAGAACTGGCTGATCAGGCGAGCCGGTTGCTGCAGCAGGCCCACAGCCTCGCTCCCGCCCCCGCAGTGCAGTTGCAGATCTGGCAGGCCCAGGCCCTGGCCTTGGCTGGACAGGGCCGACACGAGCAGGCTGAAGCGCGATTGCAGCAGATTCTCGATACGCATGTGGCGGCAAGCGACGAGGCCAGCCGACACGAGGTCCTGGAAGCCATGCGCAATCTCGGCATCCTGTACCGGCAGCAAGGCCTGCTGCTGCGCTCGCAAGCACTGCTGGAGCGGGCCATGGCCATTTCGAAGACCCAGGATGGCTCCGACAGCTTCGAATACCAGTTGAGTCTGGATGCCTACGGTATGACCGTCTATCAGCTGGGTACCGTCGAGCGGGCGACCCGGCTGGCCGACCAGGAGCTTCACCTCACCAGCCACCTCTACGGACCGCACAGTCATCGGACCATTGATGCGGAAACCTGGCTGGCAGGTCTGGATCTGGATCTGGGCCACTACCTTGCATCAAGCCGTCATTTCGACCACGCGCTGCAAACGATTGCCCTGCTGGACGGCACCCTCAGCCGCGATTACGCCACCACCCTGTTCGGCAGCGGTGTCATGGAAGAAGCTCGCGGTGACCTGCCCGAAGCCGAGCGCCGCTATCGCCAGGCCCTGACGATCGCCCGCGCCGTCATGGGGCCGGACCACCCGGACAGCCTGTCCATGGAATGGGGACTGGCCCGGGAACTGACCCGCGCAGGCAAGCTGGCAGCTGCCCGCCCGATGCTGGATCGGGTCATCGCCATCCAGAAAAACCGGCTCCCGCCGGATGCGCCTGAACGGGTATACATGGATCTGGCCCTGGCCGAATGGCAGATTCACGCACGCCAGTTCGACGAGGCACGGCAGATCCTCGACCGGCTGGCTCGACAGCACCAGCACCCCGCGCCCGTCTTGTGGCTCAGCTGGATGATGGAGACAGCCAGGCTGGCCCAATGGAAAGGCGATGTCAGGGCCGCGGCACGCGACTGGGGCAGCGTCGTGCAGTCCTTCGCCCGGCACTATGGAAAAGACTCCACCGCCACCGCCAAATGGCGCATCATCTGGGCCCAGGCTCTGCTCGCCGATGGTCAGCAGGCCGCCGCACGTCAGGAACTGCAGCGAGCACAGGGCAAACTGCTGGAAGTGGCACCAGACTCCGATTTTGTCCACATCATGCAGGACTTGCGCAAGAAACTGGCCACAGGCAAGCCATTGCCGGCCATCGATTCAGGTGATTTGCCAGCACCTGCGCCCGGCCTTTTCACTCCGCTTCAAAAAAGCCGTCATGGCTGA
- a CDS encoding PP2C family protein-serine/threonine phosphatase, with amino-acid sequence MHDRQRLRAAGKTIVGKVRPRNEDAILVREEIGLYVVADGMGGHAAGDVASTMIVARLESLPPSSGLDALQIQVEAVLQQVNRDLRTLARQLGVVVIGSTVAVLLCDGVRTICGWAGDSRIYRLLEGNLQQLTRDHVIGEQQATGRRIGPVGALTRAVGACSRLEMEWLALEHGAGTRYLLCSDGLNNDIGDAGLEAILRQCESPSDGVRRLFERISGGEGRDNISAILVQGGLE; translated from the coding sequence ATGCACGACCGGCAACGCTTGCGCGCAGCGGGGAAGACGATCGTCGGCAAGGTCCGCCCTCGCAATGAGGATGCGATTCTGGTGCGCGAGGAGATCGGTTTGTATGTAGTGGCCGACGGCATGGGGGGCCACGCTGCCGGCGATGTGGCCAGCACCATGATTGTTGCGCGCCTGGAGAGCTTGCCGCCATCTTCTGGTCTGGATGCGCTGCAGATTCAGGTCGAAGCGGTTCTGCAACAGGTCAATCGCGATCTTAGGACACTGGCGCGACAGCTTGGTGTGGTCGTGATCGGATCCACCGTGGCCGTCTTGCTGTGTGACGGAGTGCGGACGATATGCGGATGGGCAGGAGACAGTCGCATCTACCGGCTTCTGGAAGGAAATCTGCAACAGCTCACGCGTGATCATGTCATTGGCGAGCAGCAAGCCACGGGCCGGCGTATCGGTCCGGTCGGTGCACTGACCCGGGCAGTCGGCGCCTGCAGCCGGCTCGAAATGGAGTGGCTGGCACTGGAACATGGAGCCGGAACCCGCTATCTGCTTTGCTCGGACGGTCTCAACAACGACATCGGAGATGCCGGGCTGGAGGCCATCCTGCGGCAGTGCGAAAGCCCGTCCGATGGTGTCCGCCGACTGTTCGAGCGGATTTCCGGTGGCGAAGGCCGGGACAACATATCTGCGATCCTGGTGCAGGGCGGACTTGAATGA
- a CDS encoding ECF-type sigma factor, translating to MLATSDDDQTHLISRWQTGDALAGALLAREAYEQLHRLAVRQLAGESRTQMQPTELVNEAWLRLSARRSSFESREHFHAIAALQMRHLLIDLARRRESDKRRGRQVTLTVSLVDPGLPVADLSEVAAAMDQLEHIDVRKAQVFALTEMAGFTASETARLLGISTPTVERDLRFARAWLTKHLS from the coding sequence ATGCTTGCCACCTCTGACGATGATCAGACGCATTTGATTTCACGCTGGCAGACAGGCGATGCTCTGGCGGGTGCTTTGCTGGCACGCGAAGCCTATGAGCAGCTGCATCGGTTGGCGGTTCGCCAGCTGGCGGGCGAATCTCGCACTCAAATGCAACCTACGGAACTGGTCAATGAGGCCTGGTTGCGTCTTTCCGCCCGGCGAAGCAGTTTTGAATCCCGCGAACATTTTCATGCCATCGCGGCCCTGCAAATGAGACATCTGCTGATAGATCTGGCGCGCAGGCGCGAGAGTGACAAGCGGCGTGGCCGGCAAGTCACCTTGACCGTGAGTCTGGTCGATCCCGGTCTGCCGGTGGCTGATTTGAGCGAGGTAGCCGCGGCCATGGATCAGTTGGAGCATATCGATGTCCGCAAGGCGCAGGTTTTCGCGTTGACGGAAATGGCGGGCTTCACCGCTTCTGAAACGGCCAGGTTGCTTGGTATTTCAACGCCGACCGTGGAGCGAGACCTGCGCTTCGCGAGAGCCTGGTTGACGAAACATTTGAGCTGA